One genomic window of Kosmotoga olearia TBF 19.5.1 includes the following:
- a CDS encoding TrpB-like pyridoxal phosphate-dependent enzyme, with the protein MRSRIRVNLPVEEMPKKWYNVKADLPFKLDPPLHPATQQPMKPEELSRIFPPSIVEQEATEERFVEIPEEVLEEYVVFRPTPLIRATFLEEYLQTPARIYYKYEGTSPTGSHKTNTALAQAFYNAKDGIKRLVTETGAGQWGSALSYAGRKFGLEVKVFMVRISYEQKPMRKYMMNLFDGTVTPSPSELTSSGKKFLSQDPSHPGSLGIAISEAIEEVMADPNTRYSLGSVLDHVLLHQTVIGLEIEKQLELIGEKPTIVMGCHGGGSNFGGTVLPFIPRKLAGENIRFVACEPESCPTLTKGEFRYDSGDSAGFTPLIKMYTLGKEFVPPKIHAGGLRYHGSAPIIARLVHEGIIEAESFDQEKTFEAARLFAKLEGIIPAPEAAHAIAGAIKEAIAAKEEKREEVIVFTLSGHGLMDLTAYV; encoded by the coding sequence ATGCGTTCGAGAATCAGAGTAAATCTTCCGGTTGAGGAGATGCCGAAAAAATGGTACAACGTGAAAGCTGATCTACCTTTCAAGCTCGATCCACCACTGCATCCAGCGACTCAGCAGCCGATGAAACCGGAGGAACTTTCGAGGATATTCCCTCCCTCCATTGTTGAACAGGAAGCAACTGAAGAAAGATTTGTAGAAATTCCAGAAGAAGTCCTGGAAGAGTATGTGGTCTTCAGGCCCACACCTCTAATAAGAGCTACCTTCCTTGAGGAATATCTCCAGACGCCTGCTCGCATTTATTACAAATATGAAGGCACCTCACCAACGGGAAGCCACAAAACCAACACCGCCCTCGCTCAAGCTTTTTACAACGCGAAAGATGGAATCAAACGGCTCGTTACCGAAACGGGAGCAGGTCAATGGGGAAGCGCGTTGTCATATGCTGGAAGAAAGTTTGGGTTGGAAGTCAAGGTTTTCATGGTGCGTATCAGTTACGAACAAAAACCGATGAGAAAATACATGATGAACCTATTTGATGGAACTGTCACACCGAGTCCAAGTGAACTCACTTCAAGCGGGAAGAAATTTCTGTCGCAAGATCCCTCACATCCCGGGTCTCTTGGTATTGCTATAAGCGAAGCGATCGAAGAGGTTATGGCTGATCCCAATACAAGGTACTCGCTCGGAAGCGTTCTAGATCACGTTCTTTTACACCAAACGGTTATTGGATTAGAAATAGAAAAACAGCTGGAACTGATTGGCGAAAAGCCAACGATTGTTATGGGCTGCCACGGTGGCGGCTCGAATTTCGGAGGAACGGTTCTCCCATTCATTCCAAGAAAGCTTGCTGGAGAGAATATCCGGTTTGTGGCTTGTGAACCGGAATCCTGTCCGACATTGACAAAGGGTGAATTCAGGTACGATTCCGGAGATTCAGCAGGTTTTACACCGCTGATCAAGATGTACACTCTCGGAAAAGAATTCGTACCGCCAAAAATCCATGCTGGAGGACTTAGATACCACGGGTCAGCCCCAATCATAGCGCGTTTAGTTCACGAAGGGATAATTGAAGCAGAAAGCTTTGATCAAGAAAAAACTTTCGAAGCTGCAAGGCTCTTTGCAAAATTGGAAGGAATTATCCCAGCACCAGAAGCCGCCCATGCAATAGCAGGAGCCATAAAAGAAGCAATAGCTGCTAAAGAGGAAAAACGTGAAGAAGTAATAGTTTTTACTCTCAGTGGACACGGGTTAATGGATCTTACAGCATACGTTTGA
- a CDS encoding ABC transporter substrate-binding protein: MKKALVFILTMLVVVGVAFSVTTLNLAMWGSPDEEAVYKKIIAAFEEANPGIKVQVSVQPWGAYWQQLQTKIVAGSAPDVFAVNGGWLQVFASKGVLFDITDLIYGDPASKNLIESELFPEAVNTFKYQGKLYGLPRDFNTYVVFYNKTMFDEAGVPYPALDWTWEDFLDIAKKLTKDVDGDGRIDQWGVIIPINPDYWMPFIWQNGGEILNADKTKSLFDSPQNVETFQFLADLILKYHVSPTISQQAAFGWNPFGSGKIGMYITGKWMVPTYSTIQNFDWDVQVLPRGKKMAAIANAVGFSVFKKTKHPKEAVELLKFIATEGQKYLLELGSSVPTSKSAAFSSEFMDPTKKPDNKFAFLIEIPYSHILPFHPKWNELWDVWSKYPELIFSGKLSPEYGVKKMHMEMEKILNSK; the protein is encoded by the coding sequence ATGAAGAAAGCCCTTGTTTTTATTCTCACCATGTTGGTAGTGGTTGGGGTGGCTTTTTCGGTTACAACGTTGAATCTTGCTATGTGGGGAAGTCCGGACGAAGAAGCGGTTTATAAGAAGATAATCGCTGCGTTTGAAGAAGCAAATCCTGGAATAAAGGTACAGGTATCCGTTCAGCCGTGGGGAGCATATTGGCAACAGCTCCAGACGAAAATAGTTGCTGGTAGTGCACCTGATGTTTTTGCCGTCAATGGAGGATGGCTTCAGGTATTTGCATCAAAGGGTGTCCTTTTTGACATCACGGATCTTATTTACGGTGATCCTGCCTCAAAGAATCTTATTGAATCTGAACTGTTCCCGGAAGCGGTAAATACCTTTAAGTATCAAGGAAAACTTTATGGTCTTCCAAGAGATTTCAATACATACGTTGTTTTCTACAACAAAACGATGTTTGATGAAGCTGGTGTACCTTATCCTGCTCTTGACTGGACCTGGGAAGATTTCCTTGATATAGCCAAAAAACTTACGAAGGATGTTGACGGTGATGGAAGAATTGATCAATGGGGTGTGATTATTCCAATAAATCCAGACTATTGGATGCCGTTTATCTGGCAGAACGGTGGAGAAATTCTTAACGCTGACAAAACCAAGAGCCTTTTTGATTCTCCACAAAACGTTGAAACTTTCCAGTTCCTTGCTGATCTTATCCTCAAGTATCACGTTTCACCGACCATCTCGCAACAAGCAGCTTTCGGGTGGAATCCTTTCGGTTCTGGAAAGATTGGTATGTATATAACGGGTAAATGGATGGTTCCAACATACAGCACTATCCAGAACTTCGATTGGGATGTCCAGGTCCTACCAAGAGGCAAGAAAATGGCAGCAATAGCCAATGCTGTTGGTTTCAGCGTCTTCAAGAAAACAAAGCACCCAAAAGAAGCTGTAGAACTTCTGAAGTTTATAGCAACGGAAGGACAAAAATATCTGCTTGAGCTCGGAAGCTCTGTTCCAACTTCTAAGAGTGCTGCTTTCTCCTCTGAATTTATGGATCCTACAAAGAAACCTGACAATAAATTCGCATTCCTTATTGAGATACCTTATTCTCATATCCTTCCATTCCATCCCAAATGGAACGAACTCTGGGATGTTTGGTCAAAATATCCTGAGCTCATCTTCAGTGGGAAGCTGTCACCTGAATACGGTGTCAAGAAGATGCACATGGAAATGGAAAAGATCTTGAACTCCAAATAA
- a CDS encoding carbohydrate ABC transporter permease — protein MKLRGWRKAIWFLLPYLLGLAIFTVGPLLASFIISFHSWDLFTEPKSVGLANYVKLLHDPLFWKSLWNTFYFAGLAVPGGIFLGLLMAVLLNREQPGMKFFRSLYFMPVFTPMIAVAMVWIWLYEPQYGLFNSFLDFLGIQGPDWLGDEKWAMISIVIMSVWKGFGYSMIIFLAALKDIPRSYYESAEIDGATSWQKFWRITFPLVSPITFFLVVMNLITSMQVFDQMYAMTKGGPNDATLSIVYYLYKNGFEFFRMGYASAIAWGLFIVILVLTLIQLKVQKKWVFYA, from the coding sequence ATGAAGTTGAGAGGTTGGAGAAAAGCGATTTGGTTTTTGTTGCCTTACTTGTTGGGGTTAGCGATTTTTACTGTAGGACCGTTACTAGCCTCTTTCATAATCAGTTTTCATAGCTGGGACCTGTTTACAGAACCCAAAAGCGTTGGGTTAGCAAATTATGTGAAACTTTTGCACGATCCTTTATTCTGGAAATCGTTGTGGAACACGTTCTACTTTGCGGGGTTGGCAGTACCTGGCGGAATTTTCCTTGGACTGTTGATGGCCGTTTTATTGAACAGAGAACAACCCGGTATGAAATTTTTCCGCTCCTTGTATTTTATGCCGGTATTTACTCCCATGATAGCTGTAGCGATGGTGTGGATATGGCTTTATGAGCCGCAATATGGACTATTCAATTCTTTTTTGGATTTTCTGGGTATTCAAGGTCCTGATTGGCTTGGGGATGAAAAATGGGCCATGATCTCTATCGTTATCATGAGTGTCTGGAAAGGATTTGGTTATAGCATGATAATCTTCCTTGCCGCGTTAAAGGATATTCCGAGATCTTATTATGAGTCAGCAGAGATAGATGGGGCCACCTCGTGGCAGAAATTCTGGAGAATAACGTTTCCGTTGGTGAGTCCGATCACTTTCTTCCTGGTGGTAATGAACTTAATCACTTCTATGCAGGTGTTTGACCAGATGTACGCGATGACCAAAGGTGGGCCAAATGATGCCACGTTGAGCATTGTTTACTATCTCTACAAAAATGGGTTTGAATTCTTCAGAATGGGCTATGCCTCAGCTATTGCCTGGGGCTTGTTTATAGTGATACTTGTTCTTACGCTCATACAACTAAAAGTCCAAAAGAAGTGGGTGTTTTACGCATGA
- a CDS encoding carbohydrate ABC transporter permease, with protein MSKKHKRIIQAFIIYVVLSIGTIAMVLPFLWMFFSSFKDANSIFSYPPKWLPDKWNFKNYIDVWKIVPLGRWFLNSILIAGTVTVGILFGSSLAAYAFAKLKFVGNKILFTILLATMMIPYQVILIPMFLLMRNLGWVNTFKPMIIPSFAGSAFGIFLLRQFIMQMPQDLFDAARIDGANEGFIFLKIILPLLKPAMATLGLFTFIGSWNDLINPLIYLYDIEKYTLPLGLTFFQTQYAGFWHYLMAGSVISIVPIIIVFFFTQNYFVEGIKLSGLKG; from the coding sequence ATGAGCAAAAAGCATAAGAGAATTATTCAAGCTTTCATTATATATGTGGTGTTGTCTATCGGCACCATCGCTATGGTTCTACCGTTTTTATGGATGTTCTTTTCTTCCTTTAAAGACGCCAATTCAATTTTTTCCTATCCACCAAAGTGGTTGCCTGACAAGTGGAACTTTAAGAACTACATTGATGTTTGGAAGATAGTTCCCTTGGGCCGATGGTTCTTAAACAGCATTCTGATTGCGGGAACGGTTACTGTAGGAATTTTGTTTGGGTCCTCTCTCGCAGCATATGCATTTGCGAAGCTCAAGTTTGTAGGAAACAAAATTCTGTTCACCATTCTTCTGGCCACGATGATGATACCCTATCAGGTAATTTTAATACCAATGTTTTTGCTTATGAGAAATCTTGGGTGGGTAAATACCTTCAAGCCCATGATAATACCTTCGTTTGCAGGAAGTGCCTTTGGGATATTTCTTCTCAGGCAATTCATAATGCAAATGCCGCAGGATTTATTTGATGCGGCTCGTATTGATGGTGCAAATGAAGGGTTTATATTCTTAAAGATAATACTTCCACTTCTTAAACCTGCCATGGCAACGCTTGGTCTATTTACTTTTATAGGTAGCTGGAACGATCTGATCAACCCGTTGATTTATCTGTACGATATAGAGAAATATACCTTACCACTGGGCTTAACCTTTTTCCAGACTCAGTATGCAGGTTTCTGGCATTATCTTATGGCCGGTTCAGTGATTTCGATCGTGCCGATAATAATTGTTTTCTTCTTCACACAAAACTATTTCGTTGAAGGGATCAAGCTCAGTGGATTAAAGGGGTGA
- a CDS encoding endo alpha-1,4 polygalactosaminidase: protein MKRYLMIVVFLLIVLFVLAARVKIDSFAVYYGTGNFEKLKNFDLTIVAPGTYSADQLDEMVKAGKYPVVYISVGELAPGDPAYFSINPKDLGTVNEIWGSTRVAASSRAWRDIVIRRIRSQLERGFTGIFMDTVDSNPDGVGAMADFIREIRDTFPDMIIIQNGAFDRLEKTGKYIDFVLWESFATTFNFNTARYEKAFIDDLLIKRVQQLSKKDGFGVLSLSYAAPEDKELRTFARNFARKCGFIPYVSTLYLERVYDAETEEKFQKPVDFLDNNVLGIDLGAPGDRSQEFYSFVYGEWSDPVYDGGHSYREAGIGWNSFVVLTLREKANTSVYILYKDEVGNLPAGYVFLIGEGSLAGNVFAKRIFLKGLQLGFSGEYKREKIDIWEEDIFDIMPEKEGIQIALGFRGVKVAQLGSSSDIKLAEKLIKPAEKKDLSIEIPSKPDIATITIFYTDEPPTIDGVMEDNWKNYMIAVLNDETSVGYLESLWDGPEDLSAKVYSMWDEEKLYLFFDITDDRLRQTQQGVNMWKGDHVELWFDTSFLDVKAKPANNDDFQIGLSTGDFDSLPPEAWIWVPFSDEAFKEICVAATKTEQGYTLEASIPWSILGMEVKSGLVFAGGFMVSDTDTDGPSQETIISTSQKLPANWGMTNLFNNIVLGNR from the coding sequence ATGAAACGGTATTTGATGATTGTTGTGTTTCTTCTGATCGTGCTTTTTGTATTGGCAGCTCGTGTGAAAATAGATTCTTTTGCGGTTTACTATGGCACGGGAAATTTTGAAAAGTTGAAAAATTTCGATCTTACAATCGTTGCGCCGGGTACATACAGTGCAGATCAACTCGATGAGATGGTCAAAGCCGGGAAATATCCTGTTGTTTATATAAGTGTTGGAGAACTTGCACCTGGAGATCCTGCTTACTTCTCTATTAATCCGAAAGACCTGGGAACAGTGAATGAGATATGGGGTTCAACGAGGGTAGCAGCCAGCAGCAGGGCCTGGAGAGATATAGTGATAAGGCGTATCAGAAGCCAACTCGAAAGAGGGTTCACAGGCATTTTCATGGACACGGTAGATTCAAATCCAGATGGTGTAGGTGCTATGGCAGATTTTATCCGAGAAATCCGCGACACCTTTCCAGACATGATTATCATCCAGAACGGTGCCTTTGACAGACTGGAAAAAACAGGAAAATATATAGATTTCGTTCTCTGGGAAAGCTTTGCTACGACCTTTAACTTCAACACAGCGAGATATGAAAAAGCTTTCATCGATGATCTGTTGATAAAAAGAGTTCAGCAACTTTCAAAAAAGGATGGCTTTGGAGTTTTATCACTGTCATATGCCGCACCTGAAGATAAAGAACTCAGGACTTTTGCGCGGAATTTTGCCAGGAAATGCGGATTCATCCCGTATGTTTCGACACTCTATCTTGAAAGGGTGTATGACGCCGAAACTGAAGAGAAATTCCAGAAGCCTGTCGATTTCCTGGATAACAACGTTTTGGGTATTGATCTCGGAGCACCAGGAGATAGAAGTCAGGAGTTTTACTCGTTTGTGTACGGAGAATGGTCAGACCCTGTTTACGATGGGGGACACAGTTACAGGGAAGCGGGCATCGGCTGGAATAGCTTTGTTGTTCTAACATTGAGAGAAAAAGCAAACACCTCCGTGTACATATTATACAAAGACGAGGTAGGCAATCTCCCAGCTGGGTACGTCTTTTTGATCGGTGAAGGTTCGCTGGCCGGGAACGTGTTTGCAAAAAGGATTTTTCTGAAAGGATTACAACTCGGTTTCTCCGGAGAATACAAACGCGAAAAGATTGATATCTGGGAAGAGGACATTTTCGACATAATGCCTGAAAAAGAAGGTATCCAAATCGCTTTGGGTTTTAGAGGCGTAAAGGTTGCTCAACTGGGTTCAAGCAGCGATATCAAGCTTGCCGAGAAGTTGATAAAGCCTGCGGAGAAAAAAGACTTGTCAATCGAAATTCCCAGTAAACCTGATATTGCAACGATTACCATCTTTTACACTGATGAACCTCCAACTATTGATGGTGTTATGGAAGATAACTGGAAAAACTACATGATAGCCGTTCTCAACGATGAAACTTCTGTTGGCTATCTTGAAAGTCTCTGGGATGGTCCTGAGGATCTTTCAGCGAAGGTCTATTCCATGTGGGATGAAGAGAAACTTTATCTCTTCTTTGATATAACAGATGATCGACTGAGACAAACCCAGCAGGGTGTGAACATGTGGAAAGGCGATCACGTTGAACTGTGGTTCGATACGAGTTTTCTTGATGTTAAAGCAAAACCGGCCAACAATGATGATTTCCAGATAGGATTATCTACCGGTGATTTTGATTCGCTGCCTCCGGAAGCATGGATATGGGTTCCATTTTCAGATGAAGCCTTTAAGGAAATTTGCGTAGCAGCCACGAAAACTGAACAAGGGTACACCCTTGAAGCATCGATTCCATGGTCGATCCTGGGTATGGAAGTCAAAAGCGGTCTGGTTTTTGCTGGTGGTTTTATGGTATCTGACACGGATACAGATGGTCCAAGTCAGGAAACGATTATTTCAACATCGCAGAAACTTCCAGCTAACTGGGGTATGACAAATCTATTCAATAACATTGTATTGGGCAATCGTTAA
- a CDS encoding type II secretion system protein — MRWGFSLVELLIVLAILAALVTAIVPILDNVLVKGKAMSIVMDAKAIKSAVHAYFFDTGDFPKAGLDFYDPGTEDDRGFKYFFEDDGSGKWNGPYLSALPENTPWNTTFRYWKSYITGTVYDAGGNPHTVNNLKCAVLTIGGFDDAGTRDKVDERIRKYIGWSYVGYSDTDKYYISVILWTEND, encoded by the coding sequence AATTATTGATAGTCCTTGCGATACTGGCAGCGCTTGTGACGGCTATCGTTCCCATTCTTGACAACGTACTCGTTAAAGGAAAGGCCATGAGTATCGTCATGGATGCAAAAGCGATAAAATCAGCAGTTCATGCCTATTTTTTTGATACCGGGGATTTTCCGAAGGCCGGATTGGACTTTTATGACCCTGGAACAGAAGATGATAGAGGGTTTAAGTATTTTTTCGAAGATGATGGTAGCGGAAAGTGGAATGGACCTTATCTTTCGGCTCTCCCAGAGAATACGCCGTGGAATACCACTTTCAGATACTGGAAAAGTTACATAACCGGGACGGTTTACGATGCTGGGGGAAATCCGCATACCGTAAATAACCTAAAATGCGCGGTTCTCACCATTGGTGGTTTCGATGACGCTGGAACGAGAGACAAAGTCGATGAAAGAATAAGAAAATACATTGGATGGTCTTACGTTGGTTACAGTGACACAGACAAATACTACATATCCGTGATCCTCTGGACAGAAAATGATTGA
- a CDS encoding DeoR/GlpR family DNA-binding transcription regulator: protein MLTDERRMAIFEYIKKNFSATTEELAEHFNVSTSTIRRDLENLASKKLIKRTHKGAVINSPHAESSFLVNYNYMREEKKLIAKKAMAFINNDEFIALSGGTTSYMLATELINSELQGLKIITNSINIATLILESKKDFVLIMAGGIPRKGSYECVGEFTLRTIRAFNIDKFFMGVNGISIEGGISFSSFDEASVAQEFMLRSKEKYVIADHTKFEVTKPARVAEIAEVDAIITDAIPEETKFSYTQLGAKII from the coding sequence ATGCTTACAGATGAAAGGCGCATGGCTATATTTGAATACATAAAAAAGAATTTCAGTGCTACGACCGAGGAATTGGCCGAGCATTTCAACGTTTCAACCAGCACCATCAGAAGGGATCTTGAAAACCTCGCTTCTAAAAAACTCATAAAACGCACACACAAAGGTGCGGTCATAAACTCTCCCCACGCTGAAAGCAGTTTTCTTGTCAACTACAACTATATGAGAGAAGAAAAGAAGCTCATCGCTAAAAAAGCCATGGCGTTTATCAACAACGATGAGTTCATAGCGTTGAGCGGCGGGACCACTTCCTACATGCTTGCCACTGAGCTTATAAACTCAGAGCTTCAAGGTTTAAAGATTATAACTAACTCTATCAACATAGCAACGCTGATCCTTGAGAGCAAGAAGGATTTTGTTCTCATAATGGCCGGCGGGATACCTCGAAAGGGTTCATATGAGTGTGTAGGGGAATTTACATTAAGGACTATAAGAGCATTCAATATCGATAAGTTCTTTATGGGAGTAAATGGTATTTCAATCGAAGGAGGAATTTCTTTTTCAAGTTTTGATGAGGCCTCCGTAGCCCAGGAATTTATGTTGAGAAGCAAGGAGAAGTATGTGATAGCAGACCACACAAAATTTGAAGTTACCAAACCGGCGAGAGTCGCTGAAATTGCAGAGGTTGATGCGATCATTACAGATGCTATACCCGAAGAAACGAAATTTTCCTATACACAACTGGGGGCCAAGATAATTTGA